The following proteins are encoded in a genomic region of Bernardetia sp. MNP-M8:
- a CDS encoding BatD family protein has protein sequence MNKLIINRLNWKIFWFVIFVVIIAPQTAFCQEITLQVGTTTIGLNEDFEVTVTVKDGELKKYSEFPKINGMDKAEIYTSQSINFVNGQVSKTQAVTQRYRASRQGTYFLRPFDMTVNGEKVRHAGASIDVKGKSTTTNPFDSFWGKTENTEYISVKDDAFFAITTNKQNPYTGEGFTITMSFYVAVSNRATLNFYELGEQKAEILKQIRPKNALEENFNIIQPVPEMVKIRGKDYRQYKVYQAVFYSLSPQKISIPAIPFKMVKYDVAVNSQSIFNQMKENIKTYYSEPISITVKELPPHPLKDQVPVGNYILKEQVGSKDLKTGQSVQYQFRIEGEGNLSVIEKPQLPKTANFDFYEPTISEMLRRNNNAVYGTKDFNYYIIPNEPGLYPMKDYFSYIFFNTKKGNYDTLSSNITLSVTGESRKNASIGNADLGSFYDRINEESNSLRSKNEITWEKYGINGIAILLVLVLGLSILVGKKIRQRDLDKEE, from the coding sequence ATGAATAAATTGATTATCAACAGATTGAATTGGAAAATATTTTGGTTTGTAATTTTTGTGGTAATTATAGCTCCCCAAACAGCTTTTTGCCAAGAAATAACCCTTCAAGTAGGAACTACAACCATTGGTTTGAATGAAGATTTTGAAGTTACAGTCACAGTAAAAGATGGAGAATTAAAAAAATACTCTGAATTTCCTAAAATAAATGGAATGGATAAAGCTGAAATATATACTTCACAGTCAATAAACTTTGTAAATGGTCAGGTTTCCAAAACCCAAGCTGTTACACAACGCTACCGAGCTTCTAGGCAGGGAACGTATTTTTTACGTCCTTTTGATATGACTGTTAATGGTGAAAAAGTACGCCATGCAGGTGCAAGCATTGATGTAAAAGGCAAGTCTACCACTACAAATCCATTTGATAGCTTTTGGGGCAAAACTGAAAATACAGAATATATTTCAGTAAAAGATGATGCTTTTTTTGCTATCACAACAAACAAACAAAACCCATATACAGGAGAAGGATTTACAATTACTATGTCTTTTTATGTAGCCGTTTCAAATCGTGCAACGCTTAATTTTTATGAATTAGGAGAACAGAAAGCCGAAATATTAAAACAAATAAGACCAAAGAATGCCCTTGAAGAGAATTTTAATATTATTCAGCCTGTCCCAGAAATGGTCAAAATAAGAGGTAAAGATTATCGCCAGTATAAAGTGTATCAAGCTGTTTTTTATTCTTTAAGTCCTCAAAAAATATCTATTCCTGCTATTCCTTTCAAAATGGTAAAATATGATGTTGCTGTCAATTCCCAAAGTATTTTTAATCAGATGAAAGAGAATATCAAAACCTATTATAGTGAACCTATTTCCATTACTGTTAAAGAATTACCTCCACACCCACTCAAAGACCAAGTGCCAGTAGGAAATTATATCTTAAAGGAACAAGTAGGAAGTAAAGACTTGAAAACAGGACAAAGTGTACAGTATCAATTTAGAATTGAAGGAGAAGGTAATTTGTCTGTTATCGAAAAACCACAGCTTCCAAAGACAGCAAATTTTGATTTTTATGAACCTACTATTTCTGAAATGCTACGAAGAAATAATAATGCTGTTTATGGCACGAAGGATTTTAATTATTATATCATTCCAAATGAACCAGGGCTTTATCCAATGAAGGATTATTTTAGTTATATATTCTTCAATACCAAAAAGGGCAATTATGACACACTTTCGTCAAATATAACATTGAGTGTAACAGGAGAAAGTAGAAAAAATGCTTCTATTGGAAATGCTGATTTAGGTTCTTTTTATGATAGAATTAATGAAGAGAGTAATAGTTTGAGAAGTAAAAATGAAATAACATGGGAAAAATATGGAATCAATGGAATAGCTATTTTACTCGTCTTAGTATTAGGATTAAGCATTTTGGTAGGTAAAAAAATACGTCAAAGAGACTTAGATAAAGAGGAATAG